CAGTCTGACAAATTATTCCCCTCCTTAAACtagagaaataatttctgcataAAATTATAACCATAGACTTCtgtgaattaaaataataatcatCATATGAGAGAGTATTTAGCAATTTGTGAAGTCACACAGGTGCACCACATCATGGTGGCTACAGGTAGTGACTTGAAAATTCAGATTCCAAAAGTCAAGATGGGAAAAGCACCTGGATCACAGGTGTGTTTCCTAAATGCTGGATCCAACCTCCATTTAACCCGTTGCAGGACATTTGTCAGCCCCCACAGCAGACACAGATCTCATTTAACCCCATTGCAGGGTATTTGTCAGTCCCCACAGCAGACACAGATCTCATTTAACCCCATTGCAGGACACTTGTCAGCCCCCACAGCAGACACAAACTCTTTCAGCTGTTACCCAGACCTAGTGCAGGGATCGAGGCAGCTTCCAGCAGGAGGAACAGAACAGGCCCCAGGATCACACGTGTCTCAGGTGgtctccagcagagcaggcagcaatTGTACTGTAAACTCTGCATGCTTGGCTGATCTTTTATAGGAGAAGGGAAGATAATTCCAAGGAGAATGGGCTGTTCGACTAAGAGCCACCAGGAGTGGCATCAGCAGGATTGAGCAGTATCCAGGGAATGACAATTCCAGCAGTGGGAGATTACGACCAATTCAGTGACCACCTACTGAAAATGAATGGACCCAGAGCCCAATGCAGGGCAAATCACCCCTGAGGGCCCATCAGCATGAGAGAGACATAACCAGCAGAGAGGTCTGAGTACTAATCAACACAAAAGTTACACAATTTGTGACCAATGAATGCTAATGCCTCTGCTAAAATGTACAGAGCGTAAAGTTTTTATAATCAGCGAGCCTTTGTTGAGTTACCACCAGCTCCCCGCCTGTACAAATCAGGTTAGAATACAGAAACACCTTCGTGCGGTGTGAGAATTGGCGCTGCGCACCCCGAgatcacctcacctcacctcacctcacctcacctcacctcacctcacctcacctcacctcctGTCgcgcccagcccagcccagccctcaccACCCTCGCGCCTTTCACTTTCGGTTCGCGGGGCTCCGCCCCCCGCCCTGACTGACAGGCGGGAGCACCAATGGCGgtgcggcacgcgggcggcgccGGCCAatggcggggcggggcgggcgggccggcgccatggcGGAGCCGGCGCTGCTCAGGGAGTACGTGTCGCACCTGGCGGCCCGCGCGGCGCAGGGGCAGCTCGCGGCCTGCGCCGACCCCGCGCTCAAGGCCCGGGCGCGGCGGCTGCTGGGCCCGGGGCGCCGCGGGGCCCTGGACGTGCGCGGCGTGGCCGAGCGCTGtcggcgggcgcgggggggccGCGCCCTGCGCGACCTGCTCAAGgcgctggagctgctggagctgctctgcgtCAACCTCCTGCTGTGCCCCTGGCGCCGGGAGATCCGCTCCCTGAAGGtacggcactgcagcccgcccCGGGGCTACGAGGCCGCTTCCCCGGGCCGGGGCTCGGCAGCGGCACCGGGAGGTGGAGCGGGATCAGGGGCACATCCTGCTCGGGACGGGGTGCCCAGTGCAAAGCGGGTGTGCTCAGAGACGTTCACTGGCCTTCACAGGCCTTGTCCTCGCTGAGGCCGGGAGTGCTGAGCAGCTCCGGGGGTTGGGAACGGAGCCTCTCGGCTGTGGTGAGACAGCAGAGAAGGTAAAAGCTACTCTGAAAGGCTTTGCCTGTCATCATACTAATCTTTAACCGAAATCTGCCTGTAAGTAGGGATGTTTTTAGCAGTGGCCATCTCCAGTGGCTTCGTGCCAAAAGCCAGGTGAGCCAGTGCCTCTCTGGTCCCTCATGCCGGCTCagagcctgcagctgctggagtggGCAGGGAAAGCCCCTTGGAAAGAGGAACTGCTGTTGCTTTTTGCAGCAGGGTGGTCACAGTTACCACACTTCCCCAGCACACTGAACCCGTCCCATTGCCCAGAAGACACAGCCATCTTCACACATCCCAAATTTAAACAGAATCCCCAAACACCCAAATGCAAACTTACTTCCTTTGCTTTGGCAACAGGTACTAGTGAGGAAAAgccatttctttgcttcttcctgCACTTAGGTCTCGCATATGGATTCTCAGTCAGCTGTAGATGCCTGTTCTTCTCATTCATCTCCCTAAAACAGGGCAAAGCATAAGATAGTCAGGTGTACACTTCATGGGTTCAGCTTTTCCTAACACGAGAATCCTAGGCTGCACTGTGGATAACCCAAAGTGCAAGAAAGCCTGCTGCAGGCCTGAAGTAATTCTGCTGCAAGGCACAAGTTGGAGAACAACCAGTACCTTGTGTACATACAGATTAGATAAAAAGCTACTGGCTATACATGGAATAGTATTTCCCATGTCCTGCCTCTCACCTCCTCTGATGTCCctgcagtgcctgcagctgcccccacttcagaagaaacaaaaggaggGGAGTGCAGGACACTCTTGACAAATTTATGTGAGAATTTTACTGTGGCATTTTTGGGggtcagttttgttttcctgaaccTCCTGCTTGTGACACTAATGCCCAGGGTTCGGCCTTGGTCTGTCCCAAGCTGGGCAGCCTGAAAACAAGGTACCCCACTCCTGGAAATTGTGACTTTGCATTCCTACCTCTGTTCTGTTATGACTTGCCAGGAGTTGGTCATGCCTAGCTCAGAATAGTCTCTCCTGTCACAGGGTttcagacaaaaccaaaaaccacttCCAGGTTACAAACTAGGCCTCGTGCCTGGAGTAGCTCTAAAACCAAGCACATgttgaacaatttttttaagtttttgcacagcagcagcattttattgctgttttgcaGACAGCTTGTGCAAAGAGAGGTGTTTGGGCAATATTTCTTTTAGAATAGTCTCCCTGCAGAAAGGTGCTTTCAAACAATGGCAGTTTAATTCAAGGGTAGTAAAGTTCACAACAGGAGTCTGTAGGAAAATGTTACAGACTTGTCAGCAGCTCAGAAATGTGATTAACAGTGAGTGCATCATATCTGTTTCTTTAGGAAAAGACTCAGTGATTCATTCTATGAACCtctgtttgtttaaaaagctTAGGTTCAGCAGAACACATAAGGTTTATTTCTGAGTTTCTCTAGTttgattaaaattattttcttactctCTTCCTTTCTGAGTATGGGTACTCCTAGCCAAGACCCCAGCAGGTTTAAACTGGAAGGGTACAAAATTATCATTACAATCTGACTTATTTGGAAGAATAGACCTTTTACTTTTATGTCTCATAAAAGCAAGCAGTTTTGCACTGGGTGTTAGCACAGTAAGTCTTCCCACGCTACATGGTCCACCAGTGATGTATGCTGGGATAGCAGGCCAATCTCGATCtctacaaatgaaaaatattccacGTGGTAATTGAAAGGGAGTATCATATACAGAATGAATTAGAGAAGTATAATTGCACTATGAGGTCTGATTTTTATATAAATTGTGATAAGGAGTAACATCCTTAATTAAAGATTGACCCTTGTTTGTATAATTAAATTTGATACAAAAGGTCATATATGTAGAACCAAGGATCTCTAATTCCTGAGGTTCAGAAGATGCCTTGGgaaggtgaggaaaaaaaaactacaCTGAAAGTGATGTGCTGTAGCAAAGCTACAATGCTCGAGAGGCTGCCAAAATAGTGCTGTTGGAAAAGCCTCAGTCACTGCAATTCAAAATTCAGACTTCTAGGAACACAGTTTTGAAGTATGTTTTGAAGCAagttttgaagtatttttgaTCTTTAGGAAATCAACTATTTCACATTTCCCTGCACCCCACTCCCCCAGTGTTCACCGGCTTTTCCATGTTGCGTTCTGTTCCAGACCTTCACTGGGAATTTTGTCTACTACATCCAGCCAGTGCTCCCAGAGGACATTGTGAAAGCAGTCCTGGAGAAAATAGGTTATGTTGCAACTACAGCGACAGAGTTTTCACTTGTCGAAAAGAGAAACAATGAGGAAATGAAGCAGACTGCATTTGAAATATTCCTGGCAAGACTCGAGTGTGAAGCCATCCTCGAAGtgacaaatgaagaaaaacatggCAATTTGGAGaagagcctgcagcagcagggaacaCAAACACATCAGCATCAaggagaggaggatgaggaagatcAGACACCCCAGAGAGGAGACACCAAAAGTCTGGAAAATGAAGGGAACAGTGAGACACATTTGTGCCTTGCTCCCCAGCAGAAGTGTTCAGCTACCTGTGCTGTATCCTTTGAAGCTGCTGGGAATCTGAGGATCAAAGGGGACGTGGCTcagtcagcagctgctgcatctcCCACCAGCCTCCAGGAGCACCAAAGGAAAGGCATCAACGCCATGCATCTCCAAGGCAAGTGCTCCGACAGCGAGGACTTCCTGATCAAATACAGTGACATTGTCATAGGACAAACACCGATTTTCGGTGAGAATCTCTCTCCAAAGGCTTTGGAAAAGGAGCCAAGAGCCAGTCTGAGTGAGGAGTGTGCCTTGGCAGTGGCTGCAGAGTCAGCTGCACGAGCGCTGGGGCCTGCGCCT
The Corvus hawaiiensis isolate bCorHaw1 chromosome 12, bCorHaw1.pri.cur, whole genome shotgun sequence DNA segment above includes these coding regions:
- the LOC125332340 gene encoding spermatogenesis-associated protein 2-like protein; amino-acid sequence: MAEPALLREYVSHLAARAAQGQLAACADPALKARARRLLGPGRRGALDVRGVAERCRRARGGRALRDLLKALELLELLCVNLLLCPWRREIRSLKTFTGNFVYYIQPVLPEDIVKAVLEKIGYVATTATEFSLVEKRNNEEMKQTAFEIFLARLECEAILEVTNEEKHGNLEKSLQQQGTQTHQHQGEEDEEDQTPQRGDTKSLENEGNSETHLCLAPQQKCSATCAVSFEAAGNLRIKGDVAQSAAAASPTSLQEHQRKGINAMHLQGKCSDSEDFLIKYSDIVIGQTPIFGENLSPKALEKEPRASLSEECALAVAAESAARALGPAPLSPGASGPPAFAMFADSCCDNKTTLEFEAPEIPEESIEAEINDAINCIDPAPRDEPTELKSLPYKDFAQNCSISREEDVCELSLTFTKLQIKDAQEELMYPVEETGQPEAVAYAGTSERHLREFNHSQIKHTYLTDAELHKRAASHTEPSSGLCCTAGHTEDSSTGSDSKRLFMDPAKAHPASECFRHVREPPNLTYIPPQSIDVQPSHGGRTSTRGRSLVQPGRDSAGGSEGKLQNCNSPVSDTQEPYVIIDRTEQAMLCHHT